The genomic DNA CAAATGTCTTGAATATTTTCTGAGACTTGATAATTTGCCATCCCAAACCTTAATTTGCTTCCATTCAGCAAACCTTGGAATAAGTAATGTGAGTACCCCTAAAACAACCGCGGCAAGTAGTGCTAAAGATATAAAAAACGGCGATAATATATTTTCAATGGTTTCTTTTTGCGGCGCTATATCTGTGAACCACTTCACATGTGCTTGTGCAAAATATGGGGTTAAAATAGCTCCAATTAATGTTGTAAAGAAAAAGATTTTCTTCATTATTAGTCCTCCTTGCGAATAACACTATTAACATATTATTAATATACTTTACCGATGATGGTTTGGGTGATAGGAATATTGAACTTTTTGTGAATAAAATCACAATCCATAAATAAGAAGGAATACCCAGAAACCTAACACACCTTGATAACGTAAATACCTTTGTAAATCGTCGTTTTAAAGGAGGATATATGAAAAAGAAAAATCCTGTTATTTTTATTATCATCTGTTTACTAAGTATTATTCTTTTTGTTTCCGGATGCAGCAACTCAGAGGCAAGTCATTCTAAGGAAACTCAAAAAGAAGAAAACAAATACGATAAGCTCGTAAAAGAAAAGAACAAAGAACTCGATCTTCAGCCCATTGAGCTAACTTCATATAGCACGGAAGCAGGAGTCACATTAAAAAAACCCACTTATAAAGAATTCGCCGTCAATCAAAAAGTGATCGTAGAAGGAGCAATCGAGAAGTTTTCAGAGATCAAGTCTGACTATGTTTGGATCAAGGTTCGAGCTAATGAAGAGGGACCTGCTGGAATGGAGCAGGAATATTACGCACCGATTAAGGAAGGAAAGTTTAAGCAAGAGATTTCCCTTTTTAATGGAGAAGGCCAGTATGAAGTAAAAGTGCAGGTGCCTAGCTTAGATCGTGAAGACTATTATTATGAAACAGCATCTTTTACGGTTCATAACGTGAACCCTGACATTGAACGTGATGTTACGTATTCTCCTTTTGGTCAAGAAGCAGAAATACTACTGAATCTTGATCACGGATATGTGACGGAAAAAGAAATTTTTGCATTAAGTGGAGCTGCAGGAACATTATCCGATAACGACACCATCATGATTAAACTAACCAAAGACTCGGATTCCTGGACTCATGTATTGCCGATTGTGGATGGTCAATTTTCCTTTGATGTCCCCCTTTTATATGGAAAAGGCATACATGAACTCGAAGTTCTAGTCCCTGATGAAGAGCGAGAAAAATATTATCAGCCAGCAACCAAAATACTTATTAATAATGAATCTGATCGAACCATGCTACCGATTGATTTTTCAAGTACTTACCTAGAACGAGGTGTCACACTCCAGTATCCACAATTTGGCGGACTCGAATCAGATGGCCTTTTTACGATTAAAGGAACAATTGACCCGAAAGCTTCATTTGGACCCGAAACCACACATATTTATGTGACAACGAAAAAAGGGGAAGACGAAGCACTAGACGTGATTCCTGTAGAAGATTTCTCATTTGATGATTCCTTCTACTTGCGATTTGGATCGGGAACATATGAAGTCATGCTTAGCGTCCCTGAAATCAAGGAAGAGAATAGTGATCGATTTCGATATTTCGGATTTGCCAAATTTGAGGTAGAGTCTACTTCTGAAGATAAGCGAGATTTACTACCATCACGTGGGGTTGAGTCCGATGCTCCAGAAATTAAAGAGTTAGCTGGGCAGTTAACAAACGGTTTAACCACTGACAGGGAAAAAGCAGAAGCCATTTACAAATATGTAGCAAGCAATATCTCCTATGATGTTGAAAAGTACGAAACGAAGAACTATAACTGGGATGATAGTGCCTTAAAAACACTAGAGTTACGGAAGGGGATTTGTCAGGACTACGCTTACCTAACCATTGCCTTATTAAGAGCGAGCAATGTAGAAGCACGATTAATTGAAGGAAATGCCTTTGGAGGATTTTGGCCACAAAAGCATGCTTGGGTTGAGGCAAAGGTTGATGGAAACTGGCTCACCATGGATCCGACCTGGGGCGCGGGTTATATCAAAGACAACGCATTCGTCGCACAGTACACAGCAGAGTACTTTGATCCAAATCCAACAGAATTTGAAAAATCTCATAAGCGTACTGGAGTATCTTATTAACAAACAAGCACCAGAATTTTCTGGTGCTTGTTCGTGTTACTTTCTCTCAATTAATCCTAGTCCAAGACCTACTGGATCCACTATGTAAGCAAGATAAAACTCTTCAAACTCCATCTTGTCCCTAACCACTAATGCGCCATTTGCAGTTGCTTTAGTAATTGCTTCCTCAATCGAGTCCACCTCTAATTGCAAGCGAATACCGTGAGGATAGTCATGCGGTCCCTTTGCAATTCCACCGTTTATTCCCGATTGCTGATCTTTGGTGGTCGTGACTGTTTGATAATCCCAATGAGGCTCTGAAATCTCCCAACCAAAAACTGTAGAATAAAAACTAGCAGCCTTTTTGGGATCCTGACTATTTAATTCGAATCCTACTAATTTTCCCACTAACTCCACCCCTTTGTCATTTACTTACATTTTAATATAAATTCACCAATTATCATCAAGTTAATTTGGGCTAGCGTCCTTATGAAGGTCGTTTATCTAAATTTTTCTGAGCTAACGTCCTTCATCCACCTAATGAAGAACGTTTCCTTTCATATTACCTGGGCTAACGTCCTTCATCCCCTTTATGAAGAACGTTTCCTTCCATATTACCTGAGCTAACGTCCTTCATCCCCTTTATGAAGAACGTTTCCTTCCATATTACCTGAGCTAACGTCCTTCATTCACTTTATGAAGTACGTTTCTTTCCATATTGCCTGAGCTAACGTCTTTCATTCACTTTATGAAGAACGTTTCTTTCCATATTGCCTGAGCTAACGTCTTTCATTCACTTTATGAAGAACGTTCCTTCCATATTACCTGAGCTAACGTCCTTCATCCCCTTTATGACGAGCGTTTCTTTCCATATTACCTGAGCTAACGTCCTTCATGCACCCTATAAAGATCGCCACCTCGAGATTTTAGGATCGTTGTACCAAAATTAGCAATCTCCCGTTGATAGATTTGTTCAACCTTCCTTGCAAACGAGGCAGAAGAATAGTCACATACTGCTTTTTCTCTTGCATGATGACTTAATCGACGATACACCTCTTCCCGATTCAGCATTGCATGGAGTTTTTCATCAAACTCATCAAAGCATGAGTATTGCCATCCATTTACCCCATCTGTAATCACATCATCTAAACAACTATCCTTCCGGCAAAGGGCAGGCACTCCATTGGCTAATGCCTCCACATACGTCAGTCCTTGTGTTTCACTATTTGATGCACTAACAAACACATCTCCGAGTTGGTAATAAGCAGAAATTTCCGTCGGACAGATCATTCCCACAAATATTACATGATTACGAATTCCCAATGTTTTTGCGTATTGCTCTAGGTTCTCCCGATTGGGTCCATCACCCACAATCAGTAGGGTCACATTCTTTTGCTCTGTTTTTGATAGATAAAATAGTATTTCCTCAAGGTTCTTTTCCTTTGCTAATCGGCCAACCGATAAAAGAACCTTATAATGTTTAGGGATACCCATCTCCATACGAAGAGTTTGCTTTTCATGGTCATCGATGGGTCTGGTTATTTTAGCTAAATTGATCCCTGTAGGCACCACCTGAATGGGTCGAGTCACTCCATATTCGAGCAAAATGGAGCGAACTTTATTCGTAGGAGCTATCACACAGTGTGTGTGGTTTAAGACTTTTCTGGTAAAAAGTGCAACCATGGCTCTGCCCCACTTTTTGTTGGGAGAAAAATAATGCGTATAGTCCTCGTAAACCGTGTGATAGGTATGCACAATCGGAATCCTTAGTTTCCTAGCCATTTGTCGCGCCATTAAAAAGGTACTGAATTCACAGTGAGAGTGAATAATATCCGGCTGCCAGTCAACCAACTCATCAAGAAATTCTGCATCCGTGCGCCAAGCAAATCTTGCGCCAGGGTACAACTTACCCGCTCCAAGTGAGCTAATATAAGTAACATGGTCCTGCGTATACGAACGTTTTGT from Robertmurraya sp. FSL R5-0851 includes the following:
- a CDS encoding transglutaminase domain-containing protein, translated to MKKKNPVIFIIICLLSIILFVSGCSNSEASHSKETQKEENKYDKLVKEKNKELDLQPIELTSYSTEAGVTLKKPTYKEFAVNQKVIVEGAIEKFSEIKSDYVWIKVRANEEGPAGMEQEYYAPIKEGKFKQEISLFNGEGQYEVKVQVPSLDREDYYYETASFTVHNVNPDIERDVTYSPFGQEAEILLNLDHGYVTEKEIFALSGAAGTLSDNDTIMIKLTKDSDSWTHVLPIVDGQFSFDVPLLYGKGIHELEVLVPDEEREKYYQPATKILINNESDRTMLPIDFSSTYLERGVTLQYPQFGGLESDGLFTIKGTIDPKASFGPETTHIYVTTKKGEDEALDVIPVEDFSFDDSFYLRFGSGTYEVMLSVPEIKEENSDRFRYFGFAKFEVESTSEDKRDLLPSRGVESDAPEIKELAGQLTNGLTTDREKAEAIYKYVASNISYDVEKYETKNYNWDDSALKTLELRKGICQDYAYLTIALLRASNVEARLIEGNAFGGFWPQKHAWVEAKVDGNWLTMDPTWGAGYIKDNAFVAQYTAEYFDPNPTEFEKSHKRTGVSY
- a CDS encoding VOC family protein codes for the protein MGKLVGFELNSQDPKKAASFYSTVFGWEISEPHWDYQTVTTTKDQQSGINGGIAKGPHDYPHGIRLQLEVDSIEEAITKATANGALVVRDKMEFEEFYLAYIVDPVGLGLGLIERK
- a CDS encoding glycosyltransferase family 4 protein, which codes for MKILLTTECYAPVINGVVTSVMTFEKELRELGHEVRILTLSMTKRSYTQDHVTYISSLGAGKLYPGARFAWRTDAEFLDELVDWQPDIIHSHCEFSTFLMARQMARKLRIPIVHTYHTVYEDYTHYFSPNKKWGRAMVALFTRKVLNHTHCVIAPTNKVRSILLEYGVTRPIQVVPTGINLAKITRPIDDHEKQTLRMEMGIPKHYKVLLSVGRLAKEKNLEEILFYLSKTEQKNVTLLIVGDGPNRENLEQYAKTLGIRNHVIFVGMICPTEISAYYQLGDVFVSASNSETQGLTYVEALANGVPALCRKDSCLDDVITDGVNGWQYSCFDEFDEKLHAMLNREEVYRRLSHHAREKAVCDYSSASFARKVEQIYQREIANFGTTILKSRGGDLYRVHEGR